The Halichoerus grypus chromosome 9, mHalGry1.hap1.1, whole genome shotgun sequence genome has a window encoding:
- the CRISP1 gene encoding cysteine-rich secretory protein 1 gives MTMKYFLYLAAAVGFLPILIIRAKPAPVPYVPYNTLLTELATVQEEIVTVHNTLRRGVVPSARNMLKMDWSEEAAQNARMLSKQCELRESNSIKRRITNTFCGENMHLTTYPISWSNVIKIWYNESKYFKYGEWTSTDDDITFEHYTQIVWATSYLIGCGISSCDKRLSTQYLYVCHYCHEGNDPAKRDKPYNAGSPCGDCPNDCENKLCTNPCLYYDEYSNCKTQKRSFGCRSQSVQQFCKASCLCDKEIK, from the exons ATGACAATGAAATACTTCTTGTATTTGGCCGCTGCTGTTGGTTTCCTGCCTATTTTGATTATAAGA GCAAAACCAGCTCCAGTTCCATATGTTCCATATAATACACTCCTCACTGAATTGGCAACTGTCCAAGAAGAAATCGTTACTGTACATAACACCCTCAGGAGAGGAGTAGTTCCATCAGCCAGAAACATGCTGAAGATG GATTGGAGTGAAGAAGCTGCACAAAATGCCAGAATGTTGTCAAAGCAGTGTGAATTAAGAGAGAGCAACTCAATTAAGAGACGAATTACAA aTACTTTTTGTGGAGAAAATATGCATTTGACAACTTATCCTATCTCATGGtcaaatgtaattaaaatctgGTACAATGAATCTAAATATTTCAAGTACGGGGAATGGACATCAACGGATGATGACATAACATTTGAGCATTACACTCAG ATTGTTTGGGCCACTTCTTACCTCATTGGCTGTGGAATATCATCATGTGACAAAAGATTGTCAACTCAGTATCTCTATGTTTGTCACTATTGTCATGA ggGAAATGATCCTGCCAAAAGGGATAAACCTTATAATGCAGGAAGTCCATGTGGGGACTGTCCAAATGACTGTGAAAATAAACTTTGCA CTAACCCCTGCCTCTACTATGATGAATACAGTAACTGTAAGACACAAAAACGAAGTTTTGGGTGCAGATCCCAGTCAGTTCAACAGTTCTGCAAAGCCAGTTGCCTCTGTGACAAGGAGATAAAATAA